The genomic window CACCTCGCGCAGCGCCATTGCCGCCGCCAGCGCGTCCACGAAAAACAGGTTCGGCGTGAACTCGCCCAGCCGCTTTTCGATGTCCACGGGGTAGGATTCCCGCCCCGTGGCGACCGACGGCGGAAATATCTCCTGCACGTTTACAAGCGCGGTCCCGCCCGGATTCAGGAAATGCGCGAACCGCAGCGCTTCCATCTTCTCGAACGCTATGAGCAGGTCCGCCTTTCCCGGCTCTATCAGCGGCGAATACACCTTCCTGCCGAACCGCAGGTGGGTGGTGACGGCCCCGCCCCGCTGGGCCATGCCGTGCACTTCGCTCTTCTTCACGTCGTAGCCGCCGAGCAGAAATGCCTCGCACAGCACCTCGGAAGCCAGGAGTATCCCCTGTCCGCCGACGCCCGCGAGAAAAACGTTCCCCGCGTTAACGCCTCTCAATCCTTCCTCTCCAGGATCGCCTTGAACTTGCAAAGCGGGGGGCACTGGTTGCAGCCGTCG from Deltaproteobacteria bacterium includes these protein-coding regions:
- a CDS encoding indolepyruvate oxidoreductase subunit beta is translated as MRGVNAGNVFLAGVGGQGILLASEVLCEAFLLGGYDVKKSEVHGMAQRGGAVTTHLRFGRKVYSPLIEPGKADLLIAFEKMEALRFAHFLNPGGTALVNVQEIFPPSVATGRESYPVDIEKRLGEFTPNLFFVDALAAAMALREV